In the Rhizobium sp. BT03 genome, one interval contains:
- a CDS encoding NAD(P)-dependent oxidoreductase → MSPRKNLRVAFIGLGAMGGPMAQHLLSAQFEVTGFDLSAEARERFAAVGGVPAETVAEAFNGADVAVTMLPNGKVVQDALFKDGAWQSLSADALVIDMSSSAPNDTRELAERLHQKGLRLVDAPVSGGVKRAVEGSLTIMAGGASDDIDQADPILCAMGGQIFRTGPIGSGHAMKAINNFVSGAGVLAAIEGVLLGRTFGLDPRTIVDILNSSSGKNNATEVKMKQFILSETFGSGFALGLMAKDIRIAADLSKALNLQLPTLAGTADAWDAARHALGPDVDHTKIAQFVKDQA, encoded by the coding sequence TTGTCACCACGAAAAAATCTGCGCGTCGCCTTTATTGGTCTCGGCGCAATGGGCGGGCCGATGGCACAACATCTGTTGTCGGCTCAATTCGAAGTCACTGGCTTTGATCTATCGGCCGAGGCTAGGGAAAGGTTCGCGGCCGTCGGCGGCGTTCCGGCAGAGACGGTAGCGGAAGCATTCAATGGGGCCGATGTTGCGGTTACCATGCTTCCCAACGGCAAGGTTGTTCAAGACGCGCTCTTCAAGGATGGGGCCTGGCAATCCCTGAGTGCTGACGCGCTTGTCATCGACATGAGCTCATCGGCGCCCAATGATACTCGTGAGCTCGCAGAGCGCTTGCATCAGAAGGGCTTGCGGCTGGTCGATGCTCCCGTGTCAGGCGGAGTGAAGCGAGCCGTCGAAGGCTCTCTTACTATCATGGCAGGCGGTGCTTCTGACGATATCGATCAAGCTGATCCCATCCTGTGCGCCATGGGCGGCCAGATTTTTAGGACAGGCCCGATCGGCTCAGGGCACGCCATGAAAGCCATCAACAATTTCGTATCGGGAGCCGGGGTTCTGGCAGCTATCGAAGGCGTTCTTCTTGGCCGAACGTTTGGTCTCGATCCTAGAACGATCGTCGATATTCTCAACTCGTCGTCTGGCAAGAACAACGCAACAGAAGTGAAGATGAAGCAGTTCATCCTCTCGGAGACTTTTGGCTCTGGTTTTGCTTTGGGGCTTATGGCGAAAGACATTAGGATTGCAGCGGACTTGTCGAAGGCGCTCAATCTCCAGCTGCCGACATTGGCCGGTACCGCTGATGCCTGGGATGCTGCTCGGC
- a CDS encoding GntR family transcriptional regulator yields the protein MVDVELQVARQNASLRVQVEERLRQAIATGKFKPGQRLVERELCEMIGVGRTSVREALRQLEAEGLITSFPHKGPVVSIITYEEAAQLYTVRALLEGFAGQQFAENGTAEDIATLQDAVREFEASAESGVGHRLIAAKNAFYDCLMDGSKNVFVRQMLTSLHNRINLLRMTSMTQPGRLKHSIAEIKEIAEAIQNRNGPRAAAACKHHIDMAAKVALEYLRNNTSG from the coding sequence ATGGTAGATGTGGAGCTGCAGGTCGCTCGGCAAAATGCCTCTCTTCGAGTGCAAGTCGAAGAAAGGCTCAGACAGGCTATTGCGACGGGCAAGTTCAAGCCGGGGCAAAGGCTCGTCGAGCGCGAGCTTTGCGAAATGATCGGCGTGGGTCGCACGTCCGTCCGTGAAGCGCTTCGGCAGCTTGAGGCAGAGGGATTGATCACAAGCTTCCCCCACAAGGGTCCAGTTGTCAGTATCATAACCTATGAGGAGGCCGCTCAGCTCTACACCGTCCGCGCGCTGCTCGAGGGGTTTGCTGGTCAGCAGTTCGCCGAAAATGGAACGGCGGAAGATATTGCCACTTTGCAAGATGCCGTTAGAGAATTCGAAGCGTCGGCGGAAAGCGGCGTGGGACACAGGCTCATCGCTGCCAAAAACGCCTTCTATGACTGCTTGATGGATGGCAGCAAAAACGTCTTCGTCAGGCAAATGCTAACATCGCTGCACAACCGGATCAATCTTCTGCGCATGACTTCGATGACACAACCGGGGCGCCTCAAACATAGCATTGCAGAAATCAAAGAGATTGCCGAAGCGATCCAAAATCGCAACGGACCCAGGGCTGCGGCCGCTTGTAAGCACCACATTGATATGGCTGCGAAAGTCGCACTCGAGTACCTGCGCAACAACACCTCAGGCTGA
- a CDS encoding tyrosinase family protein, with protein MSITRRHVIVQGGVIAAGLLASGLPGTKAFAQIPSIPWRRSLQGLAWNDPIIETYRDAVRLLNALPASDKFNWVNLSKIHGSGDVVKYCPHGNWYFLPWHRAYTAMYERIVRHVTKNNDFAMPFWDWTDNPYLPEVFTMQKTPDGKDNPLYVSSRTWPITQPMPDNIVGPQVLNTILTAKPYEVFGTTRPEGQNSLDPSWVTTSSGTQGALEYTPHNQVHNNIGGWMPEMSSPRDPIFFMHHCNIDRIWATWNLRNANSTDRLWADMPFTDNFYDVDGNFWSPKVSDLYVPEELGYNYGFRTYFKVAAASAKTLALNDKLTSVIAATATDAAIAGVTTTSTDNSKAATENVPLSLPIKIPAGALQEIVRQPPLPSGMDTMDFGAAQEQAASAPRVLAFLRDVEITSASTTSVRVFLGKNDLKADTPVTDPHYVGSFAVLGHDGDHHRKPSFVLDLTDAIQRVYGGRGQTDGEAIDLQLIPVGSGAGKPGAVEPAKLEIAIVSA; from the coding sequence ATGAGCATCACACGCAGACATGTCATCGTTCAGGGTGGCGTCATTGCAGCAGGCCTGCTCGCCAGCGGCCTACCGGGGACAAAAGCCTTCGCGCAGATACCGTCAATCCCTTGGCGGCGCTCACTGCAGGGCTTGGCCTGGAACGACCCGATCATCGAGACCTATCGCGACGCAGTGCGCCTTCTCAACGCCCTTCCCGCCAGCGACAAATTCAACTGGGTCAACCTCTCGAAAATTCACGGCAGCGGTGACGTCGTCAAATACTGCCCGCATGGCAACTGGTATTTCCTGCCGTGGCACAGGGCCTATACGGCTATGTACGAGCGCATCGTTCGGCACGTGACCAAGAACAACGATTTCGCTATGCCGTTCTGGGACTGGACCGACAATCCGTACCTGCCCGAAGTGTTCACAATGCAAAAGACGCCCGACGGCAAGGACAATCCACTTTATGTTTCGTCGCGCACCTGGCCAATCACGCAGCCGATGCCGGACAATATAGTTGGGCCACAGGTTCTCAACACCATCCTAACGGCGAAGCCATACGAGGTCTTCGGCACCACCCGCCCCGAGGGACAGAACTCACTCGATCCTTCCTGGGTCACCACCAGCAGCGGCACGCAGGGGGCGCTGGAATACACACCGCACAATCAGGTGCACAACAATATCGGTGGCTGGATGCCGGAAATGTCGTCGCCCCGCGATCCGATCTTCTTCATGCATCATTGCAACATCGACCGCATCTGGGCGACCTGGAATTTGCGCAACGCCAACAGCACGGATCGACTCTGGGCCGACATGCCGTTCACCGACAATTTCTACGATGTCGACGGCAACTTCTGGTCCCCGAAGGTCTCTGACCTTTATGTTCCAGAGGAACTCGGATACAATTATGGTTTCCGGACCTACTTCAAGGTCGCGGCGGCGAGCGCCAAAACGCTGGCCCTGAACGATAAACTCACGTCCGTGATCGCGGCGACGGCGACCGATGCTGCAATCGCCGGCGTGACGACCACCTCCACGGACAACAGCAAGGCGGCAACGGAAAACGTGCCGCTTTCGCTGCCGATCAAGATCCCGGCGGGCGCATTGCAGGAGATCGTCCGCCAACCGCCTCTGCCATCCGGCATGGATACAATGGATTTCGGCGCGGCACAGGAGCAGGCGGCCTCCGCTCCTCGTGTGCTGGCATTCCTGCGCGATGTCGAGATCACCAGTGCCAGCACGACCAGCGTTCGGGTGTTTCTCGGCAAGAACGACCTTAAGGCCGATACGCCCGTCACCGATCCCCATTACGTCGGTTCTTTCGCCGTTCTCGGTCATGACGGCGACCATCATCGCAAACCATCCTTCGTCCTCGATCTGACGGACGCGATCCAGCGGGTTTACGGCGGAAGGGGGCAGACGGATGGCGAGGCCATCGACCTGCAGCTCATTCCTGTCGGATCGGGAGCGGGCAAACCCGGCGCCGTAGAGCCCGCAAAGCTAGAAATAGCCATAGTGTCCGCCTAA